TAATGTTTTCCGCCTCTGGTTGAATCAGACACACATCTGTTTATTGGATTTTAGTGCTCgtcacattttatataaaacattctTTAAATGAAAATCAATATTGTCATGTGACCCAATGGACTTCCTGTTGCACAGTgtggtcctgaaggccagagtgTTACGTCACCCCTAACACTGTTAATGGCAGTTAACTAGTGACGTCatgatttacttttaaaagtcaCGTTACTCAACATCATGTTGTTTCTGCGGTTATGGTTGAAAGTAAACAAAAACGGCTAACTCGAAACATTTTCACGCGGGAGCTCCaacttttaaaatattctgGAGGCAAACTGTAAAACTGAACCGAGTGTGAAGCAGAAGTGAGCAGAACCGACCTGTTCTGTGTAACTGGACCTGAGGCTGGAGAACAGCGTCCAGTAGTTTCCGTTGTCGCTCGTTCTCCTCTTGTGaacgacacagttcctcctcgtactctgctatccTTCCTTCAAACAGCCCAGATATCtcttcagcagccgcagtcagCCGCTGCTTCACCAACAAGCTCAGCAtttggactttagacattttcacacagtcacacgaACTTTGTCTCCACACGAACTCCGTCACAAACACCGTctgctctccatcacacactcgCTCTGTtaacagctagcatgctaagctaacgtgtgtAGAAACAATGTTGGCATGACGACGGGACTCGTTgccaacataaacaaacacactcgaCGTCATTTCGCTAGCGACAGTAACATAATCACTTCCGGGTGTCACTTCCGCGCGCCCgtcaaaataaaacctgaatTTAACTCACAAGTCAAGCCGACCACATGTTATTACATAATAATGAGACAAAATATCAAACGGTATTTGAATCCTTTAAATGATCATTAAATGATTTTAACTCTCCGAAGATTAAAAGAAAGATAAATGTGGACATTCCTCATTATGATTCACATTTTGGTCATTTGATGTCTTTACTTCTCATTGTGTTGTCACCTTCTGTGCCAAGTAAATAAGATATTAACCTACTCATTATATAATCTATATCTATTGCCATAGAATTAACcctattttattgtatttcatagttttaatgttttttactcTGGCTTGTCTCATTTGTGTCTTTCCTCTCTGAGACACGGTACGTTTTTTATGTTCCTaaacatttaagaaaataaaaataagaacaaaagAGTTAAAACTGTAAATGTCCAGCAGAGGGCGAACACAGCATATGTAACGATCTTCAGACAGCCTGCAGATTGATGTTCAGACACACTGAAGCTGTCAAACActtttattcaatttatttcagtacaaatttgaggtacttcAACTTAgtacacagcagctgagataTAAACTGAAAATTAGATAATGTTTCAGTTAAATAGAAGATTACAGCAGAGGACTGATGACTGATCAATCACACAGAAATCAAAATAGATAATTTTACAATTGATACATttgatctgttgtttttctactCACAGCCTCCCTGGATATCAAAGAGGACGGATGGTAACAAGTCCACAAATCAGATTCATGATGATTCAACGTACATGATTACACGTCTTTTCTTACTTGATGGCACATAACTGTCCTTGCCCTCAATTAAACTGTTGCTTCCTCTGTGTTGTTCCTTGTTGTCactggttttgtttcttatttgGTGAACAGCAGTTCAGGTGTAGAAGAGATTTAGGACTTCTTAGGGCTGCTTCTGTCTCGTGTCTGCAGACTCacaactcttctgtctggaccatcttcacatatttgttttttttgcttgtgtgaATACTCACTTTGACCACAAGAGGCTGAAGAGCTCGTCTACCTCATGTTCTAAATGGGATTTAAAGCATTTATGTTTTCTTCCAGTGTTTGGGACACAAACTCTGCTCAGATCATGTGTATAATGATTTAAAGGACAAGGCCAGGTTTCCCCAACCCAGCTCAACAGCTGTAGAGCCCCCTGCTGGAGCTCCCTGATGGTTATAATGGCACTTTGAACATATAGTGACAATTACAGCCATAAACTACGATGTAACATGTAAAAGCTCATATATCAGAATGAGGGCCTGTTCCTGTTGATCTGATTTGCTGATAAACCACAATATTCCACCCATGACAGCAGATTAGCAGCATTTATAACATAAAACCTGCTGTCACACAATAGACTTATCTTGTGTTTAGTGTGCACAGAGAAGATCCAAACTCCCCTGAAAGAAAACTTTAATGCTTTAATCTTGTTCAGAACACGAGGTAGTGCTGCACTTCAGCCTATAGTGGTCAAAATGAGTATTACgtaaacaaacactttaaaaatTTGTCCTGTCAAAACTCTATCATTTTTACACTCGGCTTCTCACATGAAGGGAAAAATATcacctgtatttatttatagcTCTGCTTCAGACACTTCCTGAAAAATTACAtcaataagaaataaaataataaatacaacttTTAAAGTCATAAACAGTCAAGAAAAAGGAATTTAGATCAGACTTCAGAAATggatcaccaaaataaaaaaaatcctcaattGACCTTCACGGGTTCTCAAGgtaaaactttataaactttgtgaaactgtCTGACAAATTCTTCGTTATTTCGACCTCCTTATAAATcaagcaaatgttctacatgtttttttctttctttgtgtaaaaacgtTGTGTCTGTTTGCCTCAGTGATGAACTTTTTTTTAGGAAACCAGAGCAGGAAAGTGAGATCTAATTACAGGTGGTGCACTCATGATCGGATCATTCAACAGATGTTAACACCGAGTCCAAATTCCTTCCATGAGGCTGTGAGGAATTACCATCACATTTGTGTCTTTTGAGCTGATAATGCCAAATGAATCTTTTGTCACAGACGGTGCAGCTGAAACTTTTCTCCCCGGTGTGCGTCACCATGTGTTCCTTCAGACCTCCTCCTTGTGTGAATCTTTTCCGACAAACTGGGCAAGTAAATGGTTTTTCTCCCGTGTGAGTCCTCATGTGTCTCGTCAGATTGTAATTACGACTGAATCTTTCACCACATTCGGAGCAGCTGAATGTTTTCTCATCAGCTTTGCATCTCAAGTCACCTTTATTCTTCCTCTTAGCATTTGAACCTGTCTGatccatgtttttattcttggTGTCCTTCCAGTCACCACTGTCATCACTCTCAGGTTCAGAAAAGTCTCCagtgtttttattatcattatcaggATGTAAATGATTATCTGCATCTGAGTTCCCGGCTAGTTCTGGTCCTAAACAGTCCTCttcattattttctcttttcacctgttcagtttgtctttgatgaagctgtgaagACTGAggttcatcttcatcatcttctgcACTTTTAACAGTGTCAGGAGTGAATGTGAACTTAATGATATCTGCCTCTTCTCCCACTTtaagctgctctccctcttgATTGGTCAAGACTACATTAAGCTTTGAGGACTCATCACCACACGTGTGTCTTTTGAACTGATACAACCAGGTGAATCTTTTGTCACAAACGCTGCAGCTATACGGTTTCTCCCCCGTATGGGTCATTGAGTGTCTTCGTAAATCTCTCAACCGAAAGAAACGTTTGTTACATTGAGAACAACTGTACGGTCTTTCTCCTGAATGGCCTTTCAAATGGAACTGCAGATGTTGCTTCTGACCGAAGCTTTTACCACAAACTGAacaactgaatggtttctctcctgtgtgagttctcatgtgtgACTTTAAATATTTACTCTGTGTGAAACTTTTATTACAGACTGAACAGCTGAAgggtttttctcctgtgtgggttctcatgtgtaGGACTAGATGCTCCTTTCGGTTGTAgcttttaccacattcagagcagcttaCTGATTTCCTTATTCTTAACGATTTGTCCATAGTGTGAATTTTCATGTGTCTCATAACAGATCCTCTGTATCTGAAACTTTTCTCACATACTGAACAGCTGTAAGGTTTCTCTCCCGTATGACATGTCATGTGACGAATTAAGTTTGTTTTCCGAGAAAGTCCCACACCACAAATTGAGCACTTGAATGGTTTCGcaccacattcagagcagccaACTGGTTTCTCTACAATATTACATTCTACGTTATTTACTAGGACATTTTCTTTGTGAGAGTTTGAACACGTGTGAGgctttctggtttctttccaaTCACCAATGTGATCAGTCTCAGGTTCAGAAGGGTCTTCACTTTCACCATCAGTATCAGGTTCTAAATATCTATCTGGATCTGATTTACTGGCTGATTCTGGTGGTCCAAAGTCCTCTCcatctgctttatttttcataaGTTCAGTTTGTCTTTCATGAAGCTGTGATGACTgaagtttctctttttcttcttggcTCCTCTCAGGGACAGGAGTGAATGTTCCttcaagctgctctccctcctgactggtCGAGAGGTCATGAAGCTGTGAAGACTCGTCACACTTGTGTCTTTTCAGTTGAGTCGGCCAAGTGAATCTTTTGTTACAGATGTTGCAGCTGAATGGTTTCTCCCCGGTGTGGGTCCTGATGTGTAACCTCAAATGTGCAGAGAGTGAAAAGCATTTTTTACAGAGTGGACAGCtgtacggtttctctcctgtgtgagtTTTCAAGTGCGTGTCCAGACCGGCCTTCCGGGTAAACTTTTTACTACAAACTGAGCAgctgaatggtttctctcctgtgtgacttCTCATGTTTGGCTTTGATTTCTGGTTATATCCTTTACCACACTCAGAGCAGCTAGATGGTTTGTTACCAGTATCACATCCTGCTTCTCTTACAGGAACTTCATTCATTTTCAGAGAGTTAAAACCAGTCTGAGGTTCTTTGGTCTCCTTACAGTCTTCATCACTGTCATCACTGCCAGCTTCAGAGGAATCTTCAGTTTTGTCATCACTATCAGGATGTGATGGTTTAGCTGAACCCCAGTACCTGTTTGGTTCTggtcctccacagtcctctccatcagcttctAGTTCCAcgtgttcagtttgtctttggtgaagctgtgaggactgaggttcctcttcatcatcatcttcactcTTCACAGTTTCAGGAGTGATTGTGAccttaatgatatcagcctcctccagccctcGAAGTTGCTCTACCTCCTGATTGGTCCAGAGTTCATGTGGCTGTGAGGGCTCACCACCACATTTGTGTCTTTTGAGCTGAAACTGCCATGTGAATCTTTTGTCACAAATGCTGCAGCTGAATCTTTTCTCCCCGGTGTGTTTCGCCATGTGTTCTTTCAGACCTCCTCCTTGTGTGAAACTTTTCTGACAAACTGGGCAAGTAAATGGTTTTTCTCCCGTGTGAGTCCTCATGTGTCTCGTCAGATTGTATTTACGGCCAAATCTTTCGCCACATTCGGAGCAGCTGAATGTTTTCTCTTCAGTTTTACAGCTCAAATCAcctttattcttcttcttaGAATTTGAACCTGTTTGAGGTTCACTCGTGTCCTTCCAGTCATCACTGTCATCAGTCTCAGGTTCAGAGTAGTCGtcagttttgttattttcagtatCAGGTTGTAAATGTCTATCTGGATCTGAGTCCCaggctggttctggtcctccaCATTCCTCTCCACCAGcttctgttttcatctgttcagtctgaacttgatgaagctgtgaggactgaggtttctcttcatcatcttcactcTTTACAGTGAAAGGGAACTCTGTGATAtcagcctcctccagccctTGGagttgctctccctcctgactggtccacagctcctcctcctcctctttaatgtgtgggggCTCTGGTTCCTCCTGGTCCATAGTGACGCTCCTGAGGAACCTTTTCTTTACTCACCAACAGCTACTGGACGCCTGCAGgaagcactgaaaaaaaaacacattgggGAAAGCTGTGATTTCATGTTAACTAGCAGTGTAACAGTATAAAGGCTTAAGTTTATACATGCATTGCTCTGATAGAGCTCAAGCTGCAAAGACTAACAATCATTGTTGTTCAcgtttattgttttttaccCAAACCATGATTGTTTGCGACACCTAACCAACGGACTTCTGAAAACTTCTCAAAATTTGCACCCAGTTGGAACTAACATTAATCTCCTCTTATGTCAAAGAGAGAcggatgtatttttctgtttagtaaagaaaatatgtcctttcttgacatttttttagtttaattattgatttattAGGCTTAGTAATGACCTCACTTCTGttacatctcccagctgaaactacggGGCTATCAGACCATCACAGAACAGGACAAGTCATTTCTGaaagttttaaacaaaaattccCAACACATCTTacaaattgcccctttaatGCTATTTGTATTATCAGGTATGCATGATAATTGTCTGCCTGACAACAGGCATATATTTCGGATATTCTGATTATCAAATTAAAGCCAATAATTCCCCCAATCCACTGTGTCACTTTAAAGCTGGTTTGCTAGACGTCACAAACAGCTGAGTGATGGAGAGATGAAGTTCTTCCTGTTTCCCTCATTAACCCTAATTGATCAAACTTTTCTGTGGTACTGAACGAAGAAACAGATAAAGTACTGATCCTGTCTGAACTGTGTCTTGAATCACATGacgtttgtcagtttgttgtagttttgtgttaaagctcagtgaactacatcgtctcaaCAACATggcaccagaaccaacatggagccaactgggtCAGAAAAGGTCCTGAACAAGATGCACgacacaataaatctgctcatattgacaactgcagttctggttctggttcagttctgtgagctgctgatatacaggagcagctctacaatgtttaagttaAGAGACGACGTCACTAACCACGCTGACGTCTTTATAATGACGTAATTTCAGTCTGACGTTTCATTACTTTGATGACAAACTGACAGACATCGTGTGTGTGATTCATAACACAATTAAAACAGGATCAATActttatctgtctgtcttcagtcaCTACCAGACTAAAGCTTGATCAATGAGGACCATGAGGAGAACCGGAAAGGGGTGGGGCTTCAGCTCTCTATGACGTAACAGTCGTACGTCACAGACACACTGAACCGTGTCAGCGTCATTAAGTTATGGTTAAGTTGAGAATACAGCCGCCCTCCTGTTGTACAAGAGGCTGCGATGACGTCAGTATTAACACCCCAGAGGAAGTAAACAGAACCGACCTGTTCTGTGTAACTGGACCTGAGGCTCGGAAACAGCGTCCAGTAGTTTCAGCGACCAGTAGTTTGCGTACGACAGTTCCTCTTCGTACTCTGCTATCGCACTGtttacagctagcatgctagAAGCTAACTCGTGTAGCTTTGCAGGCTAACAGGGGATCAGCCCGGTGAAACAGCACAAAGTCCAGTCACACACGGTGATCAGAACACAGAGGTTCTGATGGAGTGGCGCTGTtcggctcacacacactctgtgaaCACAGCGACGGAGATCTGTGTCTGCAGGACGCCATCTTGGTTATCAGCGTAAAGTCAGCGGCAGTAAAGAATGTAAAACATCCGGGCCAGATTAGTTGCgtaacttcaaaataaaagtccaaaTGTCAAAATTACAGGCTGACTCAAAACGACACATGAAAGAACATAAAGACACTTTCTTAAGATTAGAAGGATCAAATGAGCTGTAAATGAAATCTACTGAGACACAAGCAGTCATGCCAGATTTGAAATGGTAAGCTTTCATACAAAAGGcttcaaattattattattatttggggGGAAATGAGTCTTGCTTGAGCTAAAACAAGAACTGCTTGACATATATGTGCAACATAAGTAAGCTAAGGTCGCTGTTGTGTGTAGAAGGGTTCTGCCCATGATTCTGACAACTGTTACTCTCATGCTCATATTCTGCATGACAACAGTTACGGCCATAAAATAAATACCTGGACGTATTCGAGGACAGCCACGTTTAATCATGGTCGACTATACTGAGCATGATTGATTTACAAGAAAATCCTCTGaggaaattaattaaaatgggACAACATCGATAAGGTGAGGTTGTGGTcagtatcattattattatatcacaTTTGTGTTTCAAATAGGAATAATAATGAGGTGTAGTCCtggttgaggaggaggagtctgCCTGATAATGTAAGTTAATTATCAAATGTGATGTTATTCGTTCTCAGAGTCTGACAGGCGGCAGGATCAGACGTCTCAACAAAGAATATTTATGGAGGAACAACAGTTGGCGTACCACAGGCTCGACTATCAAATACATGTACATCCAACCACTTTGTGTTCAAGTGGAGACACTGAGaatcagatttaaaaacattctgAAATGGTCTTTAAGACACATGTTTTAAGGGAAGGTAATGAGGGATCATGTGATGTCAGAGTTCTTTATTACAGTGGGAACAATGCAAAAGGATGCAtcaaaattaatttaataaaattTATTAGtcagcatttattctttttaacacattttcaaataattAGGCTTCATGTCCATGTAGCATTTTTTAGGGCAGATGAGCGCTGCCTGTTTAATTACTCTGTGAGTACAGGTGTAACTTCTGACCCTTGACTACAATATTTATGAACATAAGAATGATTTTGGTCTTTGAACAATAATTCGAAGTTCAATTTCCTCCAGCTTCCTTCACGTTGGTGCAGCTGGATATACTTAAGGTCCAGTCTGGTTCTGGTCAtccacagtcctctccatcacctcctGTCTCCATCTGATCAGTTTGTCTTtgctgaagctgtgaggactcaggtttctcttcatcatcatcatcctccttcTCAGCCACAGGAGAGAATATGATCTTGGTGATATCAGCCTCCTCCAGCGCTTGAAGCTTTTCTTCCTCCTGATTGGTCAATAATTTGTGAGGCTGTGAGGACTCAACACCACACTTGTGTCTTTTGAGTTGAGCCGACCAGGTGAATCTTTTGTCACACACTCTGCAGATGTAGGGTTTCTCCCCCGTGTGGGCCCTCATGTGTAACTGTAAATATCGATACCACGAGAAACATTTATTACAAACCGGACAGCTGaagggtttctctcctgtgtgagttctcatgtgagcCTGTAAATACGTGTACCGTGAAAAACATTTACCACAGAGGGAGCAGCTGTgaggtttctctcctgtgtgcgTTCTCCAGTGGTAGTCCAGACCAGCTTTCTGAGTGAACCTCTTACTGCACAGAGAGCAgctgaatggtttctctccagtgtgaatTCTCATGTGTATTTTCAGTGCTGCGTTTCCGCAAAATGTTTTAgcacattcagagcagctgaACTGTTTCTTCACAGTGAGACATCCTGAGTCACTCTCACggactttattatttttcagaGATTTTAAACCTGTGTGAGGTTGTCTGGTCTCCTTCCAGTCATTGTTCTCAGGTTCAAATGAGTCTTCAGCTTTGTCAAAAATCTCAGGTTGTAAATATCTATCTGGATCTGAGGTCCTGTCTGGTTCTGGTGCTCCACACTCCTCTCCATCAACAGCTGTAtccatctgttcagtttgtctttggtAAAGCTCTGAGGTCTGaggttcctcctcctcatcttcttcaCTTTTCACAGGGACAGGACTGAATGTGAACTTGGTGATATCAGCCTCATCCAGCCCtggaagctgctctccctcctgacgggtccagagttcctcctcctcctctttaatatgtggcagctctggtgggtcctcctggtccagactggagctcctctcctgctgctcaggaggaTCCTCTTCATTATtcaacagctgctggacgtctgtggagaaaagaaaatccatACAGGCTTCAGAAAACTGTCTGCTCCACTTAACAATTAAGTAAACCACCAAGGAGTCAATGACAAGTCAGCCCAGTATCAGCACGACCTTCAACTGACCCTAAAGTATCCCAAACATGCCGAATGAATGAACAGGAGAGAATGATGATTAATTTGTTTTGGTGTCAATGAGTTAGCCTTGAGCTACAACTGGAACGCTGCTTGTTTTAGTCTTTATTTGTTCACGTAATCTTGATTAAAATGAGCTGAACTTGCAGCTCCTGCCTGCAGTGTACTCATGAATATACAGACAACTGTCACTGGACCACTTTCAAAAAAACTTCTCAGGCAAGTTCTGCAGTTATTAGAAGTGTTTTCATGGCTTTTAAATTGATGTATGGAAATCTATTCTGTAAATTGAGCTTgccttttaaatgaaattcaaCTGAGCTCAACTGAATAAACTATGTCATGGTGTCAATGTCACTTCCCTATTCCAGCATAGACAGCAGGAAGAATTGTGAGGTGTACTGTCCTGAAAGGAGGAGCAGCAAACATCAGTCACTGTTTTCATATTTCACCCAAGGAAATGTGTTTCTCCAGAGGGGGACATACAGTTCCTCTGTCTGGAAACATGCCAGGTTCAAAATAATAACTTCAAATGGAAAACCTTCTGTCACCTCGCTGTCATACAATGTATCTCAAACACTCACCAGGTGACGTCAGCGGAGGCTGCGGGGCTTCAGGTGGGGCGCTGGGATTAGGCCGACCTGTTGACATGAGAAAGAGGAAACATTACATTCATAGATTCAATTTAGCATGTTTTTGATCGACTCAAAGTGGGCTGGGGTGTTTTGATGTGGGGCTGTAttcgtcctcctgctgctggcaCTGAGTAAGAGACGCCGCTGGGTGTCTCTGAAGTGAATGTCTGTCCAACATCCAACTTCAAACTAAACCTTTAACAGATTCACTTGTATTTGACTTAATTCCACTTCAGTGTGAGTTGATCCTTCTCCTTTTATCCTCAGCCTCATACAGCAACAAACCCTCCATGTTGAGCATAAAACACAATGATGTTAACTTGATGGAACAGATATGATTCTGTGtaggtgacacattttttaCAGCTCAAGGATGTAAAAATCACTGCAGCCCAAAATACAGCGAGGATGATAAAAGGCTTTAAAAgtgtttaattcattttcatgtaAAACGTCAAAGCCACAAGCAGCCAGACAGCTGCAAACTGTTACTCAAGTGTCGCTATAAACAGCTGAGTGCTGACGTAAAAGTGTAACAGTCCGTAAACACTGTGACAGTGGAAGTTACTGTAAAATTGAGAATACAGccgcccttttttttttaatgaacctTTATTTAAAGAGAGTTCAGTTAATCCAACAGCAGCACTGACAATCAAATTTAAGTGACAGAGGACATCAAACACAGACAATACAAATATTTGTGTGTACAAAACATACAGTAAGATACAATTAAAAGAGacatatagatacatatatagatTAATATAGTTATCAGTAGTCTGAGGTTTCAGGGTAAAAGGTTCAAAATTActcacatttattacatttaatgttATTTACTAACTCAAGTGATGCAGTCAGAAAAAATGAGAATTTGTGAAGCGATGTGGTGAAATTCTGTTAGTGAATAAAGATGATTTAACATGTGGTTTGAATAAATTGTTATCATCTGTATTACTAAAGTAACAAACAATGTATTTAAGGTGAAGCGAGTGGGAGAAGGTAGTGGGTAATTAAAAAAGAGGTGAAGGACTGTTTCTATAGtttgtttacaaaaacaacaagacgTCTcaacacctgtacacacacctGTTGTACCGGTGGCTGCTGTGACGTCATGTAtaaacaccacagaagaagaagaagtaaacaGAACCAACCTGTTCTGTGCAACTGGACCTGAGGCTTGAAAACAGCGTCCAGTAGTTTCCGTTgtcgacacagttcctcctcgtactctgctatcgttctttcaaacagctcaaatatctcttca
This genomic window from Sparus aurata unplaced genomic scaffold, fSpaAur1.1, whole genome shotgun sequence contains:
- the LOC115578258 gene encoding zinc finger protein 569-like, producing the protein MDQEEPEPPHIKEEEEELWTSQEGEQLQGLEEADITEFPFTVKSEDDEEKPQSSQLHQVQTEQMKTEAGGEECGGPEPAWDSDPDRHLQPDTENNKTDDYSEPETDDSDDWKDTSEPQTGSNSKKKNKGDLSCKTEEKTFSCSECGERFGRKYNLTRHMRTHTGEKPFTCPVCQKSFTQGGGLKEHMAKHTGEKRFSCSICDKRFTWQFQLKRHKCGGEPSQPHELWTNQEVEQLRGLEEADIIKVTITPETVKSEDDDEEEPQSSQLHQRQTEHVELEADGEDCGGPEPNRYWGSAKPSHPDSDDKTEDSSEAGSDDSDEDCKETKEPQTGFNSLKMNEVPVREAGCDTGNKPSSCSECGKGYNQKSKPNMRSHTGEKPFSCSVCSKKFTRKAGLDTHLKTHTGEKPYSCPLCKKCFSLSAHLRLHIRTHTGEKPFSCNICNKRFTWPTQLKRHKCDESSQLHDLSTSQEGEQLEGTFTPVPERSQEEKEKLQSSQLHERQTELMKNKADGEDFGPPESASKSDPDRYLEPDTDGESEDPSEPETDHIGDWKETRKPHTCSNSHKENVLVNNVECNIVEKPVGCSECGAKPFKCSICGVGLSRKTNLIRHMTCHTGEKPYSCSVCEKSFRYRGSVMRHMKIHTMDKSLRIRKSVSCSECGKSYNRKEHLVLHMRTHTGEKPFSCSVCNKSFTQSKYLKSHMRTHTGEKPFSCSVCGKSFGQKQHLQFHLKGHSGERPYSCSQCNKRFFRLRDLRRHSMTHTGEKPYSCSVCDKRFTWLYQFKRHTCGDESSKLNVVLTNQEGEQLKVGEEADIIKFTFTPDTVKSAEDDEDEPQSSQLHQRQTEQVKRENNEEDCLGPELAGNSDADNHLHPDNDNKNTGDFSEPESDDSGDWKDTKNKNMDQTGSNAKRKNKGDLRCKADEKTFSCSECGERFSRNYNLTRHMRTHTGEKPFTCPVCRKRFTQGGGLKEHMVTHTGEKSFSCTVCDKRFIWHYQLKRHKCDGNSSQPHGRNLDSVLTSVE
- the LOC115578271 gene encoding oocyte zinc finger protein XlCOF8.4-like isoform X1 is translated as MSKVQTLRVFMKQRLTAAAEEIFELFERTIAEYEEELCRQRKLLDAVFKPQVQLHRTGRPNPSAPPEAPQPPLTSPDVQQLLNNEEDPPEQQERSSSLDQEDPPELPHIKEEEEELWTRQEGEQLPGLDEADITKFTFSPVPVKSEEDEEEEPQTSELYQRQTEQMDTAVDGEECGAPEPDRTSDPDRYLQPEIFDKAEDSFEPENNDWKETRQPHTGLKSLKNNKVRESDSGCLTVKKQFSCSECAKTFCGNAALKIHMRIHTGEKPFSCSLCSKRFTQKAGLDYHWRTHTGEKPHSCSLCGKCFSRYTYLQAHMRTHTGEKPFSCPVCNKCFSWYRYLQLHMRAHTGEKPYICRVCDKRFTWSAQLKRHKCGVESSQPHKLLTNQEEEKLQALEEADITKIIFSPVAEKEDDDDEEKPESSQLQQRQTDQMETGGDGEDCG